Part of the Lysobacter enzymogenes genome is shown below.
CGCGCAGCGAGGCCCAGTTCAACCGCGCGCTGTATCTGTCGGTGCTGGTGTTCACCCTGTTCTCGCTGCTGGTGGGGCTGTGGGCGGCGTCGCGGGTGATGAGCCCGGTGTCGGAACTGGCGCTGCGGATCAAGCGCTCCGGCCGCACCGCCCAGTCCGAGGCGCTGGCCGCGCATTTTCCCGACGACGAAGTCGGCCAGCTGGCCGAGGCGCTCGACGATTACGCCACCCGCCTGACCAACGTGGTCCAGCGCGACCGCGAGTTCAACGCCGACGTCAGCCACGAGCTGCGCACGCCGCTGGCGGTGATCAAGGGCGCGGTCGAGCTGTTGCTGTCGCGGCCGGACATCGAGGACAAGACTCGCAACCGATTGTTGCGGATCCAGCGCGCCGAGCAGCAGTGCACCGACCTGATCAGCGCGCTGCTGCTGCTCTCGCGCAACGAGCGCGGGCACGGCTCGACCGACATCGGGCGCTTGTCGGACCAGCTGCTCGACGCGCACCGCGCGCAGTTGGGCAGCAAGAACCTGGCGCTGAGCGTGGAAGGCGAGCGCGGGCTCAACGTGGACGCGCCGGAAGCGGCGGTGGCGGTGGCGCTCGGCAATCTGATCGGCAACGCGGTCAAGTACACCACCGAGGGCGGCGTGGTCGTGCGGCTGCTGGCGAACTCGGTCGAGGTGATCGATTCCGGCCCCGGCCTCAGCGCGGAGGACGCGGCCAAGCTGTTCGAACGCGGCTACCGCGGCACCCATGCCGGGCATTCGCAAGGCGGCGGCATCGGCCTGTCGATCGTGCGGCGGCTGTGCGATCTGTACGGCTGGGACGTGCGGGTCAAGCCCGGCGAAGTGCGCGGGGTGGTGGCGACGCTGACGTTCCAGCGCAGTCCGGCCGCGGCCGGCTGAGGCCGGCTGAGGCCGTCGCGGCCGCGCCGCGCGTCGCGGCTCAGAACGGGCGCAGCCCGGCGGTCAGCGCGGCCAGCGGCACCGCGCCGGGCGCGTCGGGGTCGAGCGCGGCGAAACCGCCGCGGCGCAGGATCACCTCGCGCAGGTAATCCAGGAAACAGGCCCCGCGCGCTTCGTCGAGCAGCACGAAGTCGAAGCCGGCCTGCGGCACGGCGACCGAATAGGCCGGGCCGCCGCTGATGTTGTCCTTGTGATAGACGTCGGGCGACAGCGGCAAGTGCAGCAGGCCATCGGCCTCGGGCTCGCAGTCGTCGAGCTGGCTCAGCACGTCTTCGGCCGGGCACACCACCAGCGGATCGAGCAGGCCGGGGAAATCCGGGTGCGTGCCGGTGAACGCGACGCCGCCGACCGCGCTCCAGAAACAGTCCAGCGTCAGCGGCAGCGCGCCGGCGCGCGCACGGATGCGTTCGCGCGCCGCGACGCCGCTGGCGACCAGCGGCGCGGACACGCCGCCGCCGTCGTTCGGGTCGCACCACAGCGACCAGGCATAACCGTGCGCGGCCAGCCGCGCGGCGATCAGGCCGCAGTTCTGCGCGACCTGGGCCATGGCCAGTTCGGCCACGGCCCGGGCCTGCGCGAGCGCCGCGCCGCGCAGCGGCGTCAAGCGGGTCAACTCGGCGGTGACCTCGCGATGCTCGCCGTTGCGGTAGCGCGCGAGGTAGTCCACCGCTCGCGCCGCGCGCTTACTTCACCGCTTCCAGCCAGCCGTACTTGTCCGCGGTCTTGCCGTTGAACAAGCCGAAGAACAGTTCCTGGATGCGCTCGGTCACCGGGCCGCGGCGGCCGCTGCCGACCTGGCGGCCGTCGACCGAACGGATCGGGGTGATCTCGGCGGCGGTGCCGCACATGAACAACTCGTCGCACAGGTACAGGTACTCGCGCGGCAGGTCGCGTTCGACCACTTCGATGCCGACGTCGCGGGCCAGGGTGATGATGGTGTTGCGGGTCAGGCCGTTGAGCAGGGCCGCGCTGACCGGGGTGGTGTGCAGCGCGCCGTTGAACACCAGGAACAGGTTTTCGCCGGCGCCTTCCGACAGCAGGCCGGTCGAGGCCAGGGCGATGCCTTCGCCGAAGCCCAGGCGGCGCGCTTCGCGCGCGACCAATTGGCCGGACAGATAATTGCCGCCGGCCTTGGCGCCGGCCGGAATGGTGTTGGGGGCGAAGCGCTGCCAGCTCGACACGCAGGCGTCGATGCCTTCTTCGAGCACGGCCGGGCCGAGGTACTGGCCCATCTTCCAGGTCGCCACCGCCATGTCGGTCGGGGTGTCGGCCGACAGGCCGAAGCCGCCGAGGCCGCGGTAGGCGACCGGGCGCAGGTAGTCGGTGGTGTGGCCGTTGGCCTTGATGACTTCGTGGCAGGCGTCGTTGATCTGCGCCAGCGAATACGGCATGGCCATGTCGTAGATCTTGGCCGAGGCGAACAGACGCTGGTTGTGGTCGTTCAAGCGGAAGATGATCGGGCCGTTCGGCGTGTCGTAGGTGCGGATGCCTTCGAACACGGACGAGCCGTAATGCAGCGCGTGCGACATCACGTGAGTGGTCGCGTCGGCCCAACGCTTGATCGAACCGTTGTGCCAGATCCATTCGGGGTATTGCATCGTCGGCTTCCG
Proteins encoded:
- a CDS encoding branched-chain amino acid transaminase, whose amino-acid sequence is MQYPEWIWHNGSIKRWADATTHVMSHALHYGSSVFEGIRTYDTPNGPIIFRLNDHNQRLFASAKIYDMAMPYSLAQINDACHEVIKANGHTTDYLRPVAYRGLGGFGLSADTPTDMAVATWKMGQYLGPAVLEEGIDACVSSWQRFAPNTIPAGAKAGGNYLSGQLVAREARRLGFGEGIALASTGLLSEGAGENLFLVFNGALHTTPVSAALLNGLTRNTIITLARDVGIEVVERDLPREYLYLCDELFMCGTAAEITPIRSVDGRQVGSGRRGPVTERIQELFFGLFNGKTADKYGWLEAVK
- a CDS encoding sensor histidine kinase, which translates into the protein MASSDPSAARLKKRKRFRRRLRSRIILSFVLLGFGLTTMFAFATNWTRTRVENQLVEDAINRNIEKAAQQFELDPKNPQFGFDQVRAFVYTPDKFESVRINRPEWYELKDGIVGMNGIGEDGRPFAYKLAVRKTPQAWFFLAYDMTSSARSEAQFNRALYLSVLVFTLFSLLVGLWAASRVMSPVSELALRIKRSGRTAQSEALAAHFPDDEVGQLAEALDDYATRLTNVVQRDREFNADVSHELRTPLAVIKGAVELLLSRPDIEDKTRNRLLRIQRAEQQCTDLISALLLLSRNERGHGSTDIGRLSDQLLDAHRAQLGSKNLALSVEGERGLNVDAPEAAVAVALGNLIGNAVKYTTEGGVVVRLLANSVEVIDSGPGLSAEDAAKLFERGYRGTHAGHSQGGGIGLSIVRRLCDLYGWDVRVKPGEVRGVVATLTFQRSPAAAG